From bacterium, a single genomic window includes:
- a CDS encoding MarR family transcriptional regulator: MDTSGTHIWLVLVKAFHVMRQHAERSLEGIDMCFSDFAILETVLNRGPQPVNTIGQRIDLTSGAVTTAVDRLERRGLVVRRFDPNDRRARIVTLTPEGAKIIGAIFERHKDAMDRLADGLTRSERATLIGLIKKLGLAAAERLKERKHA; encoded by the coding sequence ATGGATACCTCGGGAACCCATATCTGGCTGGTGTTGGTGAAGGCGTTTCACGTGATGCGACAGCACGCGGAGCGGAGCCTCGAGGGCATCGACATGTGCTTCTCGGACTTCGCGATCTTGGAGACCGTGCTCAATCGAGGACCCCAACCCGTCAACACGATAGGTCAGCGAATTGACCTCACGAGCGGAGCGGTCACGACGGCGGTGGATCGACTCGAGAGGCGTGGCCTCGTGGTCCGTCGCTTCGACCCGAACGACCGTCGCGCTCGGATCGTCACCCTCACCCCAGAAGGTGCGAAAATTATCGGCGCGATCTTTGAGCGGCACAAGGACGCCATGGATCGGCTCGCTGACGGTCTCACCAGGAGCGAACGAGCGACGCTCATTGGGCTCATCAAGAAACTCGGACTTGCGGCAGCGGAACGACTCAAGGAGCGAAAACATGCGTGA
- a CDS encoding DoxX family protein — MRESATSHLPNVGAGPGKGLNITLWCVQVLLALAFLGASSVQLMGQPEMVRLFEAVGIGQWFRYVTGILELTGAVLIVVPKTRSVGAAMLVAIMLGAIATHLFILHNAPTAPLVLLLLSSFVVWGGGGSSRASNRHDQDFRDRRQCWQESLLRETRAVDRRRLNRRPSWRTIGTKRSPTSSARTAAGSADSSRARRSLSCTASEPSPAGRV; from the coding sequence ATGCGTGAATCAGCAACTAGTCATCTGCCCAATGTCGGCGCCGGGCCGGGAAAGGGCCTCAACATTACACTGTGGTGCGTGCAGGTGCTGCTCGCCCTGGCGTTCCTCGGCGCCTCCTCTGTCCAGCTGATGGGACAGCCCGAGATGGTCAGGCTCTTCGAGGCGGTCGGCATCGGACAGTGGTTTCGGTACGTAACGGGCATTCTTGAACTCACCGGAGCTGTGTTGATCGTGGTGCCGAAGACGAGGAGCGTTGGCGCCGCGATGCTTGTGGCAATCATGCTCGGCGCAATCGCCACGCACCTCTTCATCTTGCACAACGCTCCCACAGCACCGCTCGTGCTGCTTCTCCTCTCGAGCTTCGTGGTCTGGGGCGGCGGCGGGAGCTCGCGCGCGAGCAATCGACATGACCAAGATTTCCGTGATCGTCGGCAGTGTTGGCAGGAATCGCTTCTCCGAGAAACCCGGGCAGTGGATCGTCGACGACTAAACCGGAGGCCATCATGGCGGACGATTGGAACAAAGCGATCACCGACGAGTTCCGCGCGAACGGCGGCAGGGTCGGCGGACAGTTCACGGGCGCGCCGCTCCTTATCTTGCACAGCGTCGGAGCCAAGTCCGGCAGGACGCGTGTGA
- a CDS encoding cytochrome D1 domain-containing protein, which yields MAAATILMTTAMGGPVSGLPSSAAAAKTPKAYIGLYGNNTIGVLDTATGHVLRTIKVPAGPEGVIVTPDGRRVYVSSEDATELSVIDTATDKVIKTLDLGRSPEGMALSRDAKTLLVAIFDIGKLDVIDTATFKIAAQVSVAKPHGVALAPDGRTAYVGSQDVPDHNAIVVVDIPGRRVTARLPVDQTPRGLTVSLDGKSMYFTEANSADIQILDTSTNKIATQIPVGPIPHQIAFTPDHKYALAVVQATGQLAIIDAASHQVVKDVAVGKFPHWVGLTSDGNLAYVTNEGDDTVSVVDMGKLQVVATILVGDGPRKISLQRGPGAMSEYLPPSTAPAAQGFAARAPQSAVAMANSTKISMATFAFGPSTVTVRAGQKVTWIDGDPVPHTATAKDGQWNTGQVVPGGSFTVTMTKPGSYEYFCGNHPFMQAKVIVTK from the coding sequence ATGGCGGCCGCAACGATCCTGATGACAACCGCCATGGGGGGGCCTGTGTCCGGGCTGCCCTCGAGCGCGGCCGCGGCCAAGACCCCGAAGGCGTACATTGGACTCTACGGCAACAACACGATCGGCGTGCTCGACACGGCAACGGGGCATGTCCTCCGGACGATCAAGGTCCCGGCCGGACCGGAGGGGGTCATCGTGACGCCCGACGGGCGGCGGGTTTATGTCTCGAGCGAGGATGCGACCGAGCTCAGCGTGATCGACACCGCGACCGACAAGGTGATCAAGACACTCGACCTCGGAAGGTCGCCGGAAGGAATGGCCCTCTCGCGCGACGCGAAGACGCTGCTTGTCGCGATCTTCGACATTGGCAAGCTGGATGTTATCGACACCGCGACGTTCAAGATCGCCGCCCAGGTCTCAGTCGCGAAGCCCCACGGCGTCGCGCTCGCGCCGGATGGACGCACCGCGTACGTCGGCTCGCAAGACGTTCCCGACCACAACGCGATCGTCGTCGTGGACATCCCGGGACGGCGTGTGACGGCGCGTCTGCCTGTGGATCAGACGCCGCGAGGGCTGACCGTCAGCCTGGATGGCAAATCCATGTACTTCACTGAGGCCAACAGCGCCGACATCCAGATCCTGGACACCTCCACAAACAAGATTGCAACACAGATCCCCGTCGGCCCGATACCGCATCAGATCGCATTCACGCCGGACCATAAGTACGCGCTGGCCGTCGTGCAGGCCACCGGCCAGCTGGCGATCATCGATGCCGCCTCCCACCAGGTCGTCAAGGACGTCGCGGTCGGCAAGTTCCCCCACTGGGTTGGGCTCACCTCGGACGGCAATCTGGCGTACGTTACCAACGAGGGCGACGACACTGTCTCGGTCGTGGACATGGGAAAGCTGCAAGTCGTGGCCACGATCCTTGTCGGCGACGGGCCCCGGAAGATCTCGCTGCAGCGGGGCCCAGGTGCGATGAGCGAGTACCTGCCCCCCTCGACCGCCCCCGCCGCCCAGGGTTTCGCGGCTCGAGCGCCTCAATCCGCCGTGGCCATGGCGAACTCCACCAAGATTAGCATGGCGACGTTCGCCTTCGGCCCGTCCACGGTGACCGTCCGAGCTGGGCAGAAGGTGACGTGGATCGACGGTGACCCCGTTCCGCATACCGCGACGGCGAAAGACGGACAGTGGAACACCGGCCAGG
- a CDS encoding nitroreductase family deazaflavin-dependent oxidoreductase: MTDEFRANGGRVGGQFTGAPLLILHSVGAKSGRTRVNPLMYQDLGQGRVAIFATKSGAPTNPDWYHNLVANPHARVELGTETFDVAARVAAAEERQRIWAAQKQRYPNFAEYERKTKRQIPVVILERAGAHGASQ; the protein is encoded by the coding sequence ATCACCGACGAGTTCCGCGCGAACGGCGGCAGGGTCGGCGGACAGTTCACGGGCGCGCCGCTCCTTATCTTGCACAGCGTCGGAGCCAAGTCCGGCAGGACGCGTGTGAACCCGCTGATGTATCAGGATCTCGGGCAGGGCCGCGTCGCCATCTTTGCCACCAAATCCGGCGCGCCGACGAACCCGGATTGGTACCACAACCTGGTCGCCAATCCGCACGCCCGTGTGGAGCTCGGCACAGAGACGTTCGATGTGGCGGCCAGAGTGGCGGCCGCTGAGGAGCGGCAGCGAATTTGGGCCGCGCAGAAACAGCGCTACCCGAACTTCGCGGAATACGAGCGGAAGACGAAGCGTCAGATTCCCGTCGTCATCCTGGAGCGTGCCGGCGCACACGGAGCGTCACAGTGA